One genomic window of Streptococcus mitis includes the following:
- a CDS encoding heavy metal translocating P-type ATPase, with protein sequence MTEIVKASLENGVQKIRITADKGYHPAHIQLQKGIPAEITFHRATPSNCYKEILFEEEGILEPIGVDEEKVIRFTPQELGQHEFSCGMKMQKGSYTVVEKTRKSLSLLQRFWITSIFTVPLVILMIGMSTGGISHQVMRWGTFLATTPIMLVAGGPYIQSAWASFKKHNANMDTLVALGTLVAYFYSLVALFAGLPVYFESAAFIFFFVLMGAVFEEKMRKNTSQAVEKLLDLQAKTAEVLREDNYVQVPLEQVKVGDLIRVRPGEKIAVDGVVVEGISSIDESMVTGESLPVDKTVGDTVIGSTINNSGTLVFRAEKVGSETVLAQIVDFVKKAQTSRAPIQDLTDKISGIFVPAVVILGIVTFWVWFVLLRDSVVVLGASFVSSLLYGVAVLIIACPCALGLATPTALMVGTGRSAKMGVLLKNGTVLQEIQKVQTIVFDKTGTLTEGKPVVTDIIGDEVEVLGLAASLEEASQHPLAEAVVKRASEAGLELQTVENFQALHGKGVSGQINGKQVLLGNAKMLDGMNISSTYQEKLEELEKEAKTVVFLAVENEIKGLLALQDIPKENAKLAISQLKKRGLKTVMLTGDNAGVARAIADQIGIEEVIAGVLPEEKAHEIHKLQAAGKVAFVGDGINDAPALSVADVGIAMGAGTDIAIESADLVLTTNNLLGVVRAFDMSKKTFNRILLNLFWAFIYNVAGIPIAAGVFSGVGLALNPELAGLAMAFSSVSVLTSSLLLNFSKID encoded by the coding sequence ATGACTGAAATTGTAAAAGCAAGTCTTGAAAATGGTGTTCAAAAAATCCGTATCACGGCAGACAAAGGCTACCATCCAGCCCACATTCAACTGCAAAAAGGGATTCCAGCTGAGATTACCTTTCATCGAGCAACTCCTTCAAACTGTTACAAGGAAATTCTGTTTGAAGAAGAAGGCATCTTGGAACCAATCGGCGTAGATGAGGAGAAAGTCATTCGTTTTACACCTCAAGAATTAGGTCAACATGAATTTTCTTGTGGTATGAAGATGCAAAAGGGAAGTTATACAGTTGTTGAGAAGACTCGAAAATCTCTATCACTTTTACAGCGTTTTTGGATTACTAGTATCTTTACTGTGCCTCTTGTAATCCTCATGATTGGGATGTCGACAGGAGGAATCAGTCACCAAGTCATGCGTTGGGGCACCTTTTTAGCCACAACACCGATTATGCTAGTAGCAGGTGGTCCTTATATCCAAAGTGCTTGGGCTAGTTTTAAAAAGCACAATGCCAACATGGATACCTTGGTTGCTCTGGGAACCCTAGTGGCCTATTTCTATAGCTTAGTTGCCCTCTTCGCTGGCCTCCCCGTTTACTTTGAAAGTGCTGCCTTTATCTTCTTCTTCGTTCTTATGGGAGCCGTTTTTGAGGAGAAAATGCGGAAAAATACTTCCCAAGCTGTGGAGAAATTACTTGACTTGCAGGCTAAAACTGCAGAAGTCTTGCGTGAGGATAACTATGTTCAAGTCCCTTTGGAGCAAGTCAAGGTAGGTGACCTGATTCGAGTGCGTCCCGGTGAAAAGATTGCGGTTGATGGTGTCGTAGTAGAAGGTATCTCTAGTATTGATGAGTCTATGGTGACAGGTGAGAGTCTGCCTGTGGACAAGACAGTTGGAGATACCGTCATTGGTTCAACCATCAATAATAGTGGAACACTTGTTTTTAGAGCAGAAAAAGTTGGTTCAGAGACTGTTTTGGCTCAGATTGTGGATTTTGTGAAGAAAGCTCAGACCAGTCGTGCGCCGATTCAGGACTTGACGGATAAGATTTCAGGGATTTTTGTCCCAGCAGTTGTCATTTTAGGGATTGTGACCTTTTGGGTTTGGTTCGTCTTGCTCAGGGATAGTGTAGTTGTGCTTGGAGCGAGCTTTGTGTCTTCGCTTCTCTATGGAGTAGCAGTTCTGATTATTGCCTGCCCTTGTGCATTGGGACTTGCAACACCGACAGCCCTTATGGTGGGGACAGGTCGCAGTGCCAAGATGGGAGTTCTCCTCAAAAATGGAACGGTTCTACAGGAAATCCAGAAAGTCCAAACCATTGTCTTTGATAAGACCGGAACTTTGACTGAAGGGAAACCTGTGGTCACAGATATCATCGGCGACGAAGTAGAAGTGCTTGGATTGGCAGCTTCCTTGGAAGAAGCTTCTCAACACCCACTGGCTGAAGCCGTTGTGAAACGAGCGAGTGAAGCTGGACTTGAGCTTCAAACTGTTGAAAATTTCCAAGCCTTGCACGGAAAAGGTGTCTCAGGGCAAATCAATGGAAAACAAGTTCTGCTTGGAAATGCTAAAATGCTGGATGGCATGAACATTTCTAGCACTTATCAAGAAAAACTAGAAGAACTGGAAAAAGAAGCTAAGACAGTTGTGTTCTTGGCTGTTGAGAATGAAATCAAAGGCTTGCTTGCTCTGCAAGATATTCCTAAGGAAAATGCTAAGCTTGCCATCAGTCAGTTGAAAAAACGAGGTCTTAAAACAGTCATGCTGACAGGAGACAATGCTGGTGTGGCGCGTGCTATTGCAGATCAAATCGGAATCGAAGAGGTCATTGCAGGTGTCTTGCCAGAAGAAAAAGCTCATGAAATCCATAAACTACAAGCGGCTGGCAAAGTAGCCTTTGTTGGGGACGGTATCAATGACGCTCCTGCGCTTAGTGTAGCAGATGTGGGGATTGCTATGGGAGCTGGAACGGATATCGCTATCGAGTCAGCAGATTTAGTGTTGACAACCAATAACCTCCTAGGCGTGGTTCGTGCCTTTGACATGAGTAAGAAAACCTTTAATCGAATTCTGCTCAATCTTTTCTGGGCCTTTATCTACAATGTCGCCGGAATTCCGATTGCAGCAGGAGTCTTTTCTGGTGTTGGACTGGCCCTCAATCCAGAACTGGCAGGTCTAGCTATGGCCTTTAGTTCTGTATCCGTTCTGACTAGTTCACTCTTACTAAACTTTAGTAAAATAGATTAA
- the thiD gene encoding bifunctional hydroxymethylpyrimidine kinase/phosphomethylpyrimidine kinase: MTYLPVALTIAGTDPSGGAGIMADLKSFQARDVYGMAVVTSLVAQNTSGVQLIEHVSPQMLKAQLESVFSDIPPQAVKTGMLATTEIMEIIQPYLKKLDCPYVLDPVMVATSGDTLIDTSARSYLKTNLLPLASIITPNLPEAEEIVGFSIHDPEDMQRAGRLILKEFGPQSVVIKGGHLEGGAKDFLFTKEDQFVWESPRIQTCHTHGTGCTFAAVITAELAKGKTLYQAVDKAKAFITKAIQDAPQLGHGSGPVNHTSFKD, from the coding sequence ATGACTTATTTACCCGTTGCTTTGACCATTGCAGGGACTGACCCTAGTGGCGGTGCTGGCATTATGGCAGATTTAAAGTCATTCCAAGCTAGAGATGTCTATGGAATGGCTGTTGTGACAAGTCTTGTCGCTCAAAATACCAGCGGCGTTCAATTGATCGAACACGTTTCTCCTCAAATGTTGAAAGCCCAATTAGAGAGTGTCTTTTCGGATATCCCACCTCAGGCTGTAAAAACTGGGATGTTGGCAACTACTGAAATTATGGAAATCATCCAGCCCTATCTTAAAAAGCTAGATTGTCCCTACGTCCTTGACCCTGTTATGGTCGCAACAAGCGGTGACACCCTGATTGATACCAGTGCCAGAAGCTACCTAAAAACAAATCTGCTTCCACTTGCAAGTATTATCACTCCGAATCTTCCTGAGGCAGAAGAAATTGTTGGTTTTTCAATCCATGATCCTGAAGACATGCAGCGTGCCGGTCGCCTGATTTTAAAAGAATTTGGTCCTCAGTCTGTGGTCATCAAAGGTGGGCATCTCGAAGGCGGTGCCAAGGATTTCCTCTTTACCAAGGAGGACCAATTTGTCTGGGAAAGTCCACGAATTCAAACCTGTCATACACATGGTACTGGATGTACCTTTGCTGCAGTGATTACGGCTGAACTAGCCAAGGGGAAAACCCTCTATCAAGCAGTCGATAAAGCCAAGGCCTTTATCACGAAAGCCATCCAAGACGCCCCTCAACTCGGTCATGGTTCTGGCCCAGTCAACCATACAAGCTTTAAAGATTAA
- a CDS encoding CopY/TcrY family copper transport repressor, which translates to MQISDAEWQVMKIIWMQGEQTSSDLIRVLAERFDWSKSTIQTLLARLVDKECLTRKKEGKSFVYSALLTLDQSRDLLVQDIKDKVCSRRIKNLLADLIAECDFTQADLEDLEAVISEKKSSAVTEVRCNCM; encoded by the coding sequence ATGCAGATTTCAGATGCAGAATGGCAGGTCATGAAGATTATTTGGATGCAAGGAGAGCAGACTAGTTCAGATTTGATTAGGGTTCTGGCGGAGCGGTTCGACTGGTCCAAGTCGACCATTCAAACTCTTTTGGCTCGTTTGGTTGATAAAGAGTGTTTGACTCGGAAAAAAGAAGGCAAGTCCTTTGTCTATTCAGCCCTTTTAACTTTGGACCAAAGTCGAGATTTGCTTGTCCAAGATATCAAGGACAAGGTTTGTTCTCGTAGGATTAAGAACTTGTTAGCTGATTTGATTGCTGAATGTGATTTTACTCAGGCTGACTTGGAAGACTTGGAAGCTGTGATTTCTGAGAAGAAATCAAGCGCTGTAACAGAAGTAAGATGTAATTGTATGTAA
- a CDS encoding hydroxyethylthiazole kinase produces MQELTNPFPIGSSSLIHCITNEISCEMLANGILALGCKPVMADDPREVLDFTKQSQALFINLGHLSAEKEKAIRIAASYAAQLSLPMVVDAVGITASVIRKSLVKDILDYRPTVLKGNMSEIRSLVGLKHHGVGVDASAKDQETEDLLQVLKDWCQTYPGMSFLVTGPKDLIVSKSQVAVLGNGCTELDWITGTGDLVGALTAVFLSQGKTAFEASCLAVSYLNISAERIVVQGMGLEDFRYQVLNQLSLLKRDENWLDAIKGDVYEQRGA; encoded by the coding sequence ATGCAGGAATTGACAAATCCTTTTCCTATAGGCTCTAGTTCCCTCATTCACTGTATTACCAATGAGATTTCTTGTGAGATGCTAGCAAATGGGATTTTGGCTCTGGGATGTAAACCTGTCATGGCAGATGATCCCCGTGAGGTTCTTGATTTTACCAAACAGAGCCAGGCTCTCTTCATCAATTTGGGGCATTTGTCAGCTGAGAAGGAAAAAGCAATCCGTATAGCAGCTTCTTATGCAGCTCAACTTTCTCTCCCAATGGTGGTAGATGCGGTTGGCATAACGGCTTCAGTCATTCGTAAGAGCTTAGTTAAAGACATTTTAGACTATAGACCTACGGTCCTTAAAGGAAATATGTCGGAAATCCGGAGTCTTGTTGGCTTAAAACACCACGGCGTTGGGGTCGATGCGAGTGCTAAAGATCAAGAAACTGAGGATTTACTTCAAGTCTTGAAAGACTGGTGTCAGACCTATCCTGGTATGTCATTCTTAGTTACTGGCCCTAAGGACCTCATCGTTTCGAAGAGTCAGGTCGCTGTACTGGGAAATGGCTGTACAGAATTAGACTGGATAACAGGAACAGGAGATTTAGTTGGAGCTTTAACAGCTGTTTTTCTCAGCCAGGGAAAAACTGCCTTTGAAGCTTCTTGCCTAGCGGTTTCTTATCTCAATATCTCTGCTGAGAGAATAGTTGTTCAAGGAATGGGATTGGAAGATTTTCGATACCAAGTACTCAATCAGCTTTCGCTCCTCAAAAGAGATGAAAACTGGCTAGATGCTATCAAAGGAGATGTTTATGAACAGAGAGGCGCTTAG
- a CDS encoding energy-coupling factor transporter transmembrane component T, which yields MVKVATKTPIISLFLLILSLETSFIPSIALNLSVVAFCILFMLYYRRFKVLAWMILLAILPSFANYWAVQLHGDASQAVMLGTRAFVTVCIGLVFVSSISLKELLLYLAQKGLSRSWAYALIVVFNSFPLIQQEIKSLKEACLLRGQELHVWSPLIYSKVLMTVFRWRHLYLRALSAHGYDEHAQVENRYRTFYIAKKTKFIYLLFFLLLQTSLFL from the coding sequence ATGGTCAAAGTAGCAACTAAGACACCAATTATCAGTCTCTTCTTGCTGATTTTATCGCTGGAAACATCTTTCATTCCTTCGATTGCTCTAAATCTTTCGGTAGTCGCATTTTGTATTCTCTTTATGCTCTATTACCGTCGATTTAAAGTATTGGCTTGGATGATTCTGCTTGCCATTTTGCCATCCTTTGCCAACTACTGGGCAGTTCAGTTACATGGAGATGCTTCGCAGGCAGTCATGCTTGGAACGAGGGCCTTTGTGACCGTTTGTATTGGTCTTGTTTTTGTTTCCTCTATTTCCCTAAAAGAGCTTCTCTTGTACTTGGCTCAAAAGGGGTTATCACGCTCTTGGGCCTATGCCTTGATTGTGGTATTCAATTCCTTCCCCCTTATTCAGCAAGAAATCAAGTCCCTCAAAGAAGCTTGTCTATTACGTGGTCAAGAACTGCATGTTTGGTCTCCCTTGATTTACAGCAAGGTTCTGATGACAGTCTTTAGGTGGCGTCATCTTTATCTGAGAGCTCTGTCAGCGCATGGATATGACGAACATGCACAGGTGGAGAATCGCTATCGGACTTTTTATATTGCTAAAAAAACAAAATTCATCTACCTGCTGTTCTTTTTATTGCTTCAAACCAGTCTATTTTTATAA
- a CDS encoding ATP-binding cassette domain-containing protein — MGLELRAIQSPIFSEPLDFTFHEQAFTLLVGSSGSGKSSLFQMIAQVSSLSYSGQVLIDRSEVSQLSIIERVQTVGILFQNPNHQFTMENLFEELIFTLENIGHPIQEIDSKIAEVVRQCRCEKILHRPIHHLSGGEKQKAALAVLFSMNPRVYLLDEPFASIDRKSRIEILEILKELVSDGKTVILCDHDLTDYEVYIDHMVELRDGRLREVFQIPTSEMTQVASKEVGSSLELFHMDRTTCELNNRPLFSIADFTFYQGISCILGDNGVGKSTLFRSILQFQKYKGRITWKGRVLKRKKGLYRDLTGVVQEAEKQFIRASLREELQLDGPDSERNQRILQALRYFDLEQALDKSPYQLSGGQQKILQLLTILTSKASVILLDEPFAGLDDRACHYFCQWMLEDRNQGRSFLIISHRLDPLISVVDYWIEMTSQGLSHVKEVTITKPLTSQSSNTQGEVR, encoded by the coding sequence ATGGGGTTGGAACTACGAGCGATTCAGTCCCCAATCTTCTCTGAGCCGCTTGATTTTACTTTTCATGAGCAAGCCTTTACCTTGCTAGTTGGGAGCAGTGGTTCAGGAAAATCTAGCCTCTTTCAAATGATTGCCCAAGTCAGTTCTCTTTCCTATAGTGGTCAAGTCCTGATAGATAGGAGCGAGGTCAGTCAGCTTTCTATCATCGAACGTGTCCAGACGGTTGGTATTCTCTTTCAAAATCCCAATCATCAATTTACCATGGAGAACTTGTTTGAAGAGCTGATTTTTACCTTGGAAAATATTGGGCATCCTATTCAGGAAATTGATTCTAAAATAGCAGAGGTGGTTCGACAATGTCGCTGTGAGAAGATCTTGCACCGTCCCATCCATCACTTATCAGGTGGAGAAAAGCAAAAGGCTGCCTTGGCTGTTCTATTTTCTATGAATCCTAGGGTCTATCTATTGGATGAACCTTTTGCTTCCATTGACCGCAAGAGTAGGATAGAGATATTGGAGATTCTAAAAGAGTTGGTCTCTGATGGGAAGACAGTTATTTTGTGCGACCATGATTTAACGGACTATGAAGTCTATATCGACCATATGGTGGAGCTAAGAGATGGACGACTAAGGGAAGTGTTTCAAATCCCTACCTCTGAGATGACACAGGTTGCTTCAAAGGAAGTTGGTTCTAGCCTAGAACTGTTTCATATGGATCGAACAACTTGTGAGCTTAATAATCGCCCCCTCTTTTCAATTGCGGATTTTACATTCTACCAAGGAATTTCCTGTATTTTGGGTGACAATGGTGTCGGGAAATCAACCCTCTTTCGGTCTATTCTTCAATTTCAAAAGTATAAGGGTCGTATTACTTGGAAGGGGAGGGTCCTGAAAAGGAAAAAGGGTTTGTATCGTGACCTGACGGGTGTTGTTCAGGAAGCTGAGAAGCAGTTTATCAGAGCCAGTCTGCGAGAAGAGCTTCAATTAGATGGACCTGATTCTGAAAGAAATCAGCGGATACTCCAAGCTTTACGATATTTTGATCTGGAGCAGGCTCTTGATAAGAGTCCCTATCAATTAAGTGGTGGTCAGCAAAAGATTCTACAGCTCTTGACCATCTTGACTAGCAAGGCTTCTGTAATCTTGCTAGATGAACCATTTGCTGGTTTGGATGATAGAGCTTGCCATTATTTTTGTCAGTGGATGTTGGAGGACAGAAATCAGGGAAGAAGTTTTCTGATCATTAGCCATCGTTTAGATCCCTTGATCTCTGTGGTTGATTATTGGATTGAGATGACTAGTCAAGGTCTCAGTCATGTGAAAGAAGTGACAATTACCAAACCACTCACATCTCAGAGTAGTAATACCCAAGGGGAGGTGAGATAG
- a CDS encoding cupredoxin domain-containing protein, whose amino-acid sequence MLNSIVTIVCIALIAFILFWFFKKPEKSGQKAQQKNGYQEIRVEVMGGYTPELIILKKSVPARIVFDRKDPSPCLDQIVFPDFGVHADLPMGEEYVVEITPEQAGEYGFSCGMNMMHGKMIVE is encoded by the coding sequence ATGTTAAATAGTATTGTAACCATTGTTTGTATTGCCCTTATCGCCTTTATCTTGTTCTGGTTTTTCAAAAAGCCTGAAAAATCTGGACAAAAGGCCCAGCAAAAAAACGGCTACCAAGAGATTCGAGTGGAGGTCATGGGGGGCTATACGCCTGAGTTGATTATCCTCAAGAAATCAGTGCCAGCCCGCATTGTCTTTGACCGCAAAGATCCTTCACCATGTTTGGATCAGATCGTATTTCCAGACTTTGGTGTACATGCGGATCTGCCAATGGGGGAAGAGTATGTAGTGGAAATCACGCCTGAGCAGGCTGGAGAGTATGGTTTCTCTTGTGGCATGAATATGATGCACGGTAAGATGATTGTAGAATAG
- a CDS encoding ECF transporter S component, with translation MLKKWQLKDVILLAFLSIFFGGVFVGSGYLFDILTLILAPLGLQAFANEILFGLWCMAAPIAAIFVPRVGSATIGEVLAALAEVLYGSQFGLGALLSGLVQGLGSELGFIVTKNRYESWLSLTANSIGITLVSFVYEYIKLGYYAFSLPFVLSLLVVRFISVFFFCTILVRAIVKLYHQFAAGGKA, from the coding sequence AAGATGTTATTTTACTTGCTTTCTTGTCTATCTTTTTTGGTGGCGTTTTTGTAGGATCCGGATATCTGTTTGATATCCTCACTCTGATTTTAGCACCTCTTGGTTTACAGGCCTTTGCCAATGAAATCCTCTTTGGTCTCTGGTGTATGGCTGCGCCTATTGCTGCCATTTTTGTTCCAAGAGTGGGAAGTGCAACGATTGGAGAAGTGCTAGCTGCGCTTGCTGAAGTCCTTTATGGTAGCCAATTCGGTCTAGGTGCCCTTTTGTCTGGCTTGGTTCAAGGTTTGGGAAGTGAACTTGGTTTTATCGTAACCAAGAATCGCTATGAAAGTTGGCTCTCTCTAACTGCTAATAGTATTGGGATTACGCTTGTTAGCTTTGTCTATGAATACATTAAGTTAGGTTACTATGCCTTCTCCCTTCCTTTTGTCCTTTCTTTGCTTGTAGTACGTTTTATTTCCGTCTTTTTCTTCTGTACTATCTTGGTTCGTGCCATTGTCAAACTTTATCATCAGTTTGCAGCTGGGGGCAAGGCATAG
- the tenA gene encoding thiaminase II has translation MEFTDIAMELSKEAWQASFHHPFVLQLQEGNLDPSIFRYYLIQDAYYLKAFSEAYHLLADKTSNQEMKRLLKQNAQSLVEGELFIRQQFFKELEISDQEMEQHLIAPTCYHYISHIYRQFEEANLAIAFASLLPCPWLYHDIGKSLNLKPSPNPLYQQWIETYITDELEQQIREEGALVNQLYRESDETDKKKMLDAFHISVHMEAKFWEMAYQHQTWKSDLQSLETGEE, from the coding sequence ATGGAATTTACAGATATTGCGATGGAATTATCCAAGGAAGCTTGGCAGGCTTCCTTTCATCATCCCTTTGTTTTACAGTTGCAAGAGGGAAATTTAGACCCGTCCATCTTTCGCTATTACTTGATTCAGGATGCCTACTATTTGAAGGCCTTCTCAGAAGCCTATCACCTCTTGGCTGATAAGACTTCAAACCAAGAGATGAAAAGACTCTTGAAACAAAATGCTCAGAGTTTAGTGGAAGGTGAGTTATTTATCCGCCAACAATTTTTCAAGGAATTGGAAATCAGCGACCAGGAAATGGAGCAACATCTAATCGCTCCAACCTGCTATCATTATATCTCTCACATTTATCGTCAATTTGAAGAAGCAAATCTAGCCATTGCTTTTGCGAGCTTGCTGCCTTGTCCTTGGTTATACCATGATATAGGCAAATCACTTAATCTTAAACCATCACCAAATCCTCTCTACCAACAATGGATTGAAACTTATATTACGGATGAGTTGGAGCAGCAGATCAGAGAGGAGGGAGCGCTAGTCAATCAACTCTATCGCGAAAGTGATGAGACAGACAAGAAAAAAATGCTAGATGCCTTCCACATCAGTGTTCATATGGAAGCTAAGTTTTGGGAAATGGCCTACCAACACCAGACATGGAAGAGCGATTTACAGTCTTTAGAAACAGGAGAAGAATAG
- the thiW gene encoding energy coupling factor transporter S component ThiW, which yields MRKHQLQVHKLTILSMMIALDVVLTPIFRIEGMAPMSSVVNILAGIMMGPVYALAMATVTAFIRMTTQGIPPLALTGATFGALLAGLFYKYGRKFYFSALGEILGTGIIGSIVSYPVMVLFTGSAAKLSWFIYTPRFFGATLIGTAISFIAFRFLIKQEFFKKVQGYFFDERID from the coding sequence ATGAGAAAGCACCAATTACAGGTTCACAAATTAACCATTTTATCCATGATGATTGCCCTTGATGTAGTCCTTACTCCTATCTTTCGGATTGAGGGAATGGCACCGATGTCCAGTGTAGTCAATATTCTAGCAGGAATCATGATGGGACCTGTTTATGCCTTGGCTATGGCTACAGTGACAGCCTTTATCCGTATGACGACTCAAGGGATTCCGCCTTTAGCTCTCACAGGAGCGACTTTTGGAGCCCTTCTAGCAGGTCTCTTTTATAAGTATGGTCGAAAATTTTACTTTTCTGCCTTGGGAGAAATTTTGGGAACAGGTATCATTGGTTCTATTGTCTCCTATCCTGTTATGGTACTCTTTACAGGATCGGCCGCTAAGCTTAGCTGGTTTATCTACACTCCTCGATTTTTCGGAGCAACCTTGATTGGTACAGCGATTTCCTTTATTGCCTTTCGATTTTTAATCAAGCAGGAATTCTTTAAAAAAGTGCAGGGATATTTCTTTGATGAAAGGATAGACTGA
- the thiE gene encoding thiamine phosphate synthase codes for MNREALRLYLVTNRYQDSVESFLAKVETACRSGVTIVQLREKNLTTNQYYQLAKQVKEITDAYQVPLIIDDRLDVCLAVDAAGLHIGDDELPVSVARQVLGPEKILGVTAKTVTRALEAEEGGADYLGTGAIFPTTTKENAPITLISTLKTICQRVAIPVVAIGGLTSDNIEQLIGTGIAGVAVVRDLMQAEDIEAKTQAFLTKLDDIIF; via the coding sequence ATGAACAGAGAGGCGCTTAGACTGTATCTGGTAACCAATCGCTACCAAGATTCCGTGGAAAGCTTTCTTGCAAAAGTTGAGACTGCCTGCCGTTCAGGTGTTACCATAGTCCAATTACGAGAAAAAAATCTCACAACCAATCAATATTATCAACTGGCGAAACAAGTCAAGGAAATAACAGATGCCTATCAGGTACCCTTGATAATCGATGATCGCTTGGATGTCTGTCTTGCGGTTGATGCTGCAGGTCTGCATATCGGCGACGATGAACTACCAGTTTCGGTTGCCAGACAAGTCTTGGGTCCTGAAAAAATCCTTGGTGTCACAGCTAAAACTGTAACAAGAGCCCTCGAGGCAGAAGAAGGAGGTGCGGATTACTTGGGGACAGGAGCCATTTTCCCGACTACGACCAAGGAAAATGCGCCTATCACCCTGATTTCAACCTTGAAAACAATTTGCCAAAGAGTCGCTATTCCAGTAGTTGCTATCGGAGGTTTGACGTCAGATAACATTGAACAGCTTATTGGTACTGGCATAGCTGGAGTAGCTGTAGTGCGTGATTTGATGCAGGCAGAAGATATAGAGGCAAAAACACAAGCTTTTTTGACAAAGTTGGATGACATTATTTTCTAA